One Carettochelys insculpta isolate YL-2023 chromosome 1, ASM3395843v1, whole genome shotgun sequence genomic window, tgtgttctccttctctggggcacctggcattggccactgttggcagacgggatcctgggctggatggacctttggtctgacccagtatggccattcttatgttcttatgttcttattctagGAACATCCTGTTTCCTTGGCCCAACCAAACTCTTATGTTTCttaaagttatgataagaggaatcTATGTTCCAAATGTGGTGGCCCTGGACCTTATTATTTAGGAGTTTTTGATCCAACAGACGGAGAAACTATCTCTAATATATAGATATGCAGTCCTGTTTGTGAGTGTTAGGCCTGTCAAGAATGCATTTTCCCCCGATGCCTTTAACGTCTCTTATCAGTTTTCACAACTTCTGATTTTTATTGCTTTCTGTGTATTTTCCCCTTACGTCATGTGTAACATATtgcttcccttctccccctccccacagacatTTGCTGTCTAGCCTTTGCAACagaactggatttttaaaaaccaTCTGTTTATCCACTGGAATTCTGTCTGTTCCAGGCTTTATTTTCCTCTCCTCTGTCACGTGATCCCTTTCTTGTTTCCTCTCGGTACTAAACAATCCCAGACTTTTCAGCCACCCCACACATGGCAGCCTTCCCCAGTCTCATAGCGTGTCTCAGAACTCCCCTTTCCATTGCCTATTTCCTTTGCATAGACTGGGCGACCAAAACTGGGCCCATCTCCAGAGGAGATTATTCTCCACCCCATTCCTTGGGTATCCAAACACCAGCTTTCTTTTAGGCACTGCTATGGATGAGTTAGAGTTTCAGAGGTgttaaatcaattattttgttttccctaatgtctattTCCTAAAAGTTGCTATACAATGAGGTGtggaaattattattattgagaAATGTAGGAGTATAAATATGCAATATTCAGTAGTAGGGTCGTATGTTCACAGTCCATTTctctaaaaaaggaaaacatcaaTTCTGATTTTGTGAAGAGTGACATATCAGCTTCACTATGAGAATAGCTTCTTTAAGTGCATGCAATGTTTCTTATTCATATTATCTGTTCTTTTAGGGATTTGTACGGTGATCATTGCCCAAAACCCTGAGCACACACAGGAAGACAGTGGAACTTATGGTACTTGTGGGAGACTCCATTCTGCATCAGATTTGGACACCTTCTTCCCTACTCTATGTCAGATCCAAACACAACTTACTTTTCCAACCCCTCCCACTTCATACTGCTGGGGattcctggcctggaggcagcctatgtctggatctccatccccttctgtgccATGTACACAATTACTCTCTTGGGGAATTTCACCATCTTGTTCATTGTGAAGGTGGATCTGAGCcttcatgagcccatgtactatttcctctgcatgttgGCCTTCACTGACCTGGTCCTGTCCACATCTACCATTCCCAAAATGCTTggcatcttctggttcaattccagggagATTGGTTTCAATGCCTGCCTTGTCCAGCTGTACTTCATTCATTCTTTTTCAGTGATTGAATCCGGGATATTTGTGGCCATGGGTTTtgatcgctatgtggccatctgccatcccctgagacattctGCCATCCTGAATAACCACATGGTGGCCAAGATCAGCCTGGCTGTAATGTTGCGTGGTGGAATCCTTGCATTGCCCTACCCCTTCCTGGCGAGGCATtggccatattgcagaaccaacatcatccccTACACACAGTGTGAACACATGGatgtggtgaggctggcctgCGCTGATATCCGCGTCAGCAGTTACTATGGCCTCTTTGTGCTAATCTGTAGGATCGGTCTGGATGTGTTATTTATCACTGTGTCCTATATAcagatcctcagggccatcttcCACCTCCCCACAAAGGAAGCTCGGCTCAAGACCTTTGGAACCTGCACTTCACACATCTGTGTCATCCTAACATTTTACATTCCAACTGTCTTTTCCTCTCTTGCAGCCCGGTTTGGCTACAATATACCCCTGCATTTCTATATCCTCATTTCTAACATTTACCTCCTAGTGCCTCCCATGCTAAATCCTATCATTTATGGGGTGAGAACCAAACAGATCCGGGACAGGCTGCTCCAGCTTGTCACTTAGAAAGGGACCTAGAAGATTTCTGTAGGTGCTGTGTTTCGCAGACAGAGCTGAGAGGGCTGGGGACATAGGACTTGTCTGTGTGCATAGTCTGTGTGTCGCTCGTTAACTCAGAGGGCTGCCAGCCTTTTAATTGTACATCTGATTGTAACTGGACACTGTAGGGCTTCCCCCCGGCTCCACCACTTGCCCTAATGTCCAGCCccttctccacatcttccctTGAGGCCCCAGATATTTTTCTTATGTTTCTTCCCTCTTGCTTACTCATCTCCTCCTCTGCCACTCTTTGCATCATCTCTATGATGGTCCCCCGAGTGTGTCACCTAGAACTGGGGTATAGCGGAGCCCTCTGTCTCACCAGTCTGAGTTCCTGTGAGCCGACACTGATGGGGTGGCTGATCGGGGTGGTGCTTAGTGCCTGAAGGAGTCCCTTTTATGtatgagtctttaactgctaggacaaactgtccctttgcagtgggcagccagggtggctgatggatgccctaGGAGTGTGCCCCTTGGCAGGCGGCCAAACTCGACacccagtttccagcacactagcaccaCTGACCCTAAGGAGCTAATTAGCCAAAAGCCGGCTAGGGTTCTTTGGTTGTGTATGGCTCGATGCAATCACCGGAGGAGTCAGTCTTAGCGTAGTGGTTACTGtgatttattacagtgaaaagtttagcatgtaaAAGATGTGAACTTACAGGTAATTTAGATTATTAAAAttaactttagttacaacaacaacaacgacaCTTAACCTATGAAATGCACGCAAAATAatacatagcaggtataattctcacccctgcatcatcCAACTCCTGTGttgccagcgtctgtcactcaatcccttgggaagaagagtaCAAGGAGGGCGTCCCTGGGActtcgggaggcaaagaccttcctgaccagcaggttaggcaattgcagctcagctcatgtctgctgccaggccctactttataccccacTGGttacgtacactcttccttatctaaagatgccaattgtactggtttgcccttgtgatgccagttcttacaagggtgttgcaaacttaatttacacttgtaagacagagataactaaaacatgaagacaggacattcttttcgtatgggtgTCAGATTCCTCTCTTGGGACGATGTGTAGGCGTGTCAATTATCAGtagcagccaagggcagcctgagacCCTAGTTACTAGCTGGCCTGCTTGCCCTCATTGTCTTGTTTCTTCTGTTGTCTAGGGTCATGATGAGGTAGCacatttgtgctctgaggcatcaaagactgtgctagagattagcacatctgtgctctcaggcatcaaagactgtgctccGAGGTAtccaaggtggaggaggagggaggtgggggtttgtctggctacagttccCTCTTCCACTGAGATGTGACAAGCTGCAAAGACCTCCAAGCTTGCCTCAGATCCACATCCCCAGGCAGGGACCACCCCACAGCTGTCTTCATGGCCAGACACTGCATGTACACAATGTAGAGTACACAATGTCCATTGTACACAATGGAGAGTGTACAGACAAAATACTCCCTGCTTCCCCCAATGACCCAAAGCTGCACTCACCGTTGTGTCCTGATTAAAACCCAACCTATGTGAATTGGTTACCCAGTGCACTGTGTCCAAAAAGGAAGCTGGACATATACCAGTTCTTGTTCTTGAGTTGAGATTTATCCCCTTTGCACTCCAAACAACACACAGTGTGTTAGGTAACACTTACAAATATAATAGATTGGTTAGCCACAGAAAGAGAAGTTTGAATTGATAGTATGGAATAGCAAACAGACCAAAGTAGATGACAGTAAGATATGAAGCAAAAATCTCAATATAATATGACAGTTTGGATTTGAATGATGTAGCATCTCACCCAGTTATCTAGCACAAGCAGAttagttggaggattgggccaaacgAAATCTGATAAagtcaacaaggataagtgcagagtcctccacttgggatggaagaatcccatggaTTGTTACCGGCTGTGGAATGACTGGTTAAGTACCAGTACAATAGAAAACGAGCTGGGGTTTACAGAGTATGAGAGGCTTCAGATgagatcggcgccttcctggaggatgtggggctgcagcagcatgtggccaagtgcgcagaggccaggggaagggggacctgggggcaacaagaactgatagggggccagtgtggtgcagtcaggagacatgggagtggatgggggaaaaggggacagggaagaAGGATcttgggggtgatggtagccgatgagaggcagagggatggggaggagtgtcctggggaggcgaggtggtcatcacggggagctttggggacatgtggcaccagggtgcaagaggtagtgggactaTATCCaagttctccatgccccactgccttgtgggttatcctggaaaggagcaaggctaagggagtaaaccctgacagaaaatgtggaggggagtcctaagacggttctgtgccaacttctggcactgtcccagcaactcctgcagctgagctggtaccagacgtagaggttatcctctcctttggactatatcagtaaagccaagaggggaacactggtgtctgggcagcccagcgtcccaataatcgcccaagctcatgcctggagaggtactccggcatcgctaacagcgttgaaccaacacgggaggtaacagatgccagttataagctcttgctcgactggcaaagagaacgagcaccaggggttgcctccgacggtgggagagatcgtcgcatctcactggacagtcaccacccgcctcaagctgggcagcccccagccaataaggtacagtcttgccacagttcacctgcctcactgggtgcttGAGGCTTGaagttcccaaacctgacaagtgacctgaaagctgagcaccagccaaaccaataagaaaatcaacaagaaaaggaaaccatcaaagttttaagcttgcttgctcgAATGTGCGGACAAAGCTGACAGGtatgactgaagatcttcaggacatcagcgacacccgaaagaccactgtcatcaatgaggaactgaataggctccaagctgacattgctgctctgcaagagacacagctcacagattcaggatctctaaaggaaaaggactacacctttttctggtagggtaaagcccgagaagaacccagagagcatagtgttggcttcgccatcagaaacacccttctacaaatggtggaattagtcatggggggatcagaaagactccttcaggtcatacttcaaactcgcgccggtcctgtccacctgatcagcacttatgccccAACTCTGTACGCCACACtcgaagtaaaagacaagttttatgacgtgcttagtgctgccatagcacaaatacctgctcgcgaacaactgtacattctgggtgacttcaatgccagagatggagccgatcgtgactcatggccttcctgcttaggccactttcgtgtgggaaaaatgaatgaaaatggtcagcgtcttctcgaactttgcatgtaccacaatctgtgcatcacacacatttttccaaaccaagctacagcacagagtgtcatggagacagacacgctcaaaacactggcatcaactagatgtggtcatcgctagacgtgataacctcaaaaatgtccttctgacacgcagctatcatagtgccaactgtaatacagatcactcattagtttgatccaaactcaaggtgattcccaagaagctgcaccgctctaaaccgactggaaggccctgcatcgatgccagaaagacggctaactcagagagagctgaaaagttcagagcgaccctagAAGataatctgcgcagcaaccctgggggtgccgaagTGACATCCAGacggcagcatctgagggatacaatgtacaacacggccttgtcggtgtttagAAGAAgtgctagaaacacaaacgactggttcgaagctaactccaatgagatgattccagccattgaaaaaaagcacgctgcgctcctggagtacaaacatttgccaagccagagtaccctgcaagcgctcagaggagccagaaaaacagtacagcagacagtcaggcgctgtgccaacaactactggttcgagctatgcagcagcagccagaccagtgctgactttggttaCCTCAGgagaatgtacgagagcatcaagaaggcattaggacccacccagaacaagatggcacctctgaaatccaaatctggtgaagtcatcgctgacaaagccaaacagatggagcgctgggttgagcactactccgagctgtactcacgcgaggacattgtggttgactcagccctcgatgccatcgagctcctaccagtaatggacgaactggaccaggaaccaactgtggatgaactgaagaaagccattgacaacattgcagtaggaaaggccccaggccaggatggtataccaccagaggtaatcaaatgtgccgcggacacactcttggaacccctacatgagctactgtgcctgtgctggagagagggtgaggttccacaggatatgcacgacgctaacatcttaacgttgtataagaacaaaggagacagaagcgactgcaacaattaccgtggaatctccctcctaagcatcactggtaaactgttcactcgcgtcatccttggcagactccagaagattgttgagagagtgtatcctgaatcacagtgtggattctgcacagagagatctactgtcaacaaggtcttctctctgaggcagctgcaggacaaatgcagggagcagaggaagacactctatattgccttcatcaacctaaccaaggcctttgacttggtcagcagggatggactgttcaaactgctccacaagataggctgtctgccacggttactcaagatgatccagtctttccacgaagatgtgagaggaaccgtccaatacgatggcacgttatcggatgctttcagcatcaggagcagcatcaaacaaggatgcgtccttgctctgacattgttcgggatcttcttcacactcctccttaaacacgcctttggatcttcaacagagggcatctttttgcacacaggatctgacgggaaactgtttaatcttgcaaggctgaaagctaaatctaaggtgtgggaagtcctcatcagagatggAATCTCAGAGAGATATGCtcttcgcagatgacgctgctgttgtgtcacacacagaagactggctccagaagctgctggatcggttgtccaaagcatgcaaggactttgggcttaccatcagcctaaagacaaatatacttgctcaggacgttgctgtttctacatcaatcagcattgacaactatacgttggaGGTCATCCACTagtttgtttacctcaggtccaccatcactgacactctgtcattggagactgagctaaatgggaggattgggaaagcagccacaactctgtccagactcagcaagagagtgtggcataacaacaagctgtacactcacaccaaaatgcaagtctacagagcctgcatcctcagcaccctcctttatggcagcgagacttggaccctctacgcccgccaggaaaccaggctgaatgtcttccacttgcgctgcctcaggcgcatccttagaatatcatggaaggacagagtgtccaacacagCCATCCTTGAACAAGCTGGAATCcgaactatgcacaccctcctcaggcagcagcagctccgctggcttggccacgtccacaggatgaatgatggaaggatcccaaaagacatcctgtatggtgagctagcctctggcaaaagaacccccggatgcccccagttgcgctacaaagatgtttgcaagagagacctcaggtaagtagacatcaagccagacagctgggaggagctggcagatgatcgcggcagatggaggcaggaactgtacaagggccttcagaagggtgagttgaggatcagacacctagcaaaggagaagcgagcccacagaaagcacagcaaggagctGTCAGACACCCATTGcatatgcagcaaggactgtcactcttgtgtgggtcttcacagtcacagccgatgctgcaaatgaggatgccaaacggaactatgaagggcgcgatccatagtctacgtagactgaaggatgctactactactagtactactagatgagtcaacagtgtgcccttgcagccaagaaggctaacagtatattagggtacattaggagaagcatttccatcaCATGTAGAGAAGTTCCCCTCTATCCAACACttgtcaggccacatctggagtattgtgtccacttctgggctccccagtatagaaaggatgtggatgctttggagcaggtccagtggagggcaacaaaaatgattaggggattggagcacaagacctttgaGGAGCGATTGCAGGGTCTAGGCTTATGTAGCTTGCAGAATAGAAGACTGAGGGACGATTTGATGCCAGCTTTCAACTCCCTGAAGAGAGGCTCTAACAAGGATGGAGGGGGGCTGTTATCTctagtggcagatggcagaagaaggagcaatggtataTTTGGCCACATTCTTTTGGGCTGAACAAGATCTTGTTGAAAACATTGTGCCAGTCTGATACTCTGTCAATATATAATGTGTATGTCTTGCTTCATTTGGAAAACTGCCATGGAGGAGCCTGCATGACCTGCCAAGGCatctgctccattctcctcctcttctttcaGTTATGAAGTTTCTCTTGAGACTTAATCTAAATCGGCTAGTTTGGGATTTGAGGCCATTCATTCTTCTCCtgaaccctgaagcatgagggaaCAACTTGCCTCTGTCTTCATTATGGCAGCCATTCAAATATTTGAAGATCACTGTAATATCTTCTCTTAAACTCTCCTTTCCCACTTAAGCCCAAATCATTCTTTTGCTTTCTCGTGTGATTTTCATTTTATCCTTTGGAGCATCTTGCTCTTTCACTCTGAAGCACCCCCTTCCCTGGGCCCGCCATCTTCTCTGGTGGTACCCTACCAGCAGGAAAACGTGGGACAACATTGTCCTGGAGCAGGAGGGGCATTGGGAGGTCAGGGGTGTTGGGGGacaaggggcagggtgggggccatGGGAAAGACCATCTGTGGAGTAGGAGACTGGGCCAGGTGGCTGgcgacagcctgggtcagggtgttcaGGTAGTCTGTGACA contains:
- the LOC142001810 gene encoding olfactory receptor 52E2-like encodes the protein MSDPNTTYFSNPSHFILLGIPGLEAAYVWISIPFCAMYTITLLGNFTILFIVKVDLSLHEPMYYFLCMLAFTDLVLSTSTIPKMLGIFWFNSREIGFNACLVQLYFIHSFSVIESGIFVAMGFDRYVAICHPLRHSAILNNHMVAKISLAVMLRGGILALPYPFLARHWPYCRTNIIPYTQCEHMDVVRLACADIRVSSYYGLFVLICRIGLDVLFITVSYIQILRAIFHLPTKEARLKTFGTCTSHICVILTFYIPTVFSSLAARFGYNIPLHFYILISNIYLLVPPMLNPIIYGVRTKQIRDRLLQLVT